In Streptomyces sp. NBC_01231, the sequence CACGCCGAGGGTGATGATGGCGATCTTCGGTGTCTCACCGATGCCGAACCAGATGATGAACAGCGGGATGAGTCCCACGAAGGGCACGGTCCGCAGCATCTGGACGGGAGCGTCCACGAGGTCCTCGCCGATCCGGAACAGGCCCGAGACCAGGGCGAGTCCGGTGCCGACGACGATGCCGAACAGCAGCCCGGCCGCCACGCGCTGGAGCGAGGTGCCCATCGCGGAGGGCAGCGAGCCGTCGGCGATCAGATCCCGGCCCACCTCCGCGATCCGCCCCGGTGCGGCGAGCACGTCGGGGGTCAACACGCCGGTGCTGCTGAGGAGTTGCCACAGCGCCAGCAACACCAGCGGACCGGTGGTGCGACGCAGCCAGCGGGGGACGCGGGTGCGGCGGGTGGAGCTGGGGACGAGGGGCTGGAGGTCGAGGGGAGACCGCTCGGCGGCGTCGGGCTCGGCCGGAGGGGCGGCGGGAGAGGAGGCCGATATTTCAGAAATATCGGGTTCTGTAGAGCCGGGCGGGGCGTGGCTGATGCTCATGAGTGCTCCACGGGCAGGAGAGCGGCCGGTGAGGTACGCCCAGGCGCCGCGACGTCTCAG encodes:
- a CDS encoding ABC transporter permease produces the protein MSISHAPPGSTEPDISEISASSPAAPPAEPDAAERSPLDLQPLVPSSTRRTRVPRWLRRTTGPLVLLALWQLLSSTGVLTPDVLAAPGRIAEVGRDLIADGSLPSAMGTSLQRVAAGLLFGIVVGTGLALVSGLFRIGEDLVDAPVQMLRTVPFVGLIPLFIIWFGIGETPKIAIITLGVTFPLYLNVYAGIRGVDSQLIEAGESLGLSRWGLVRHVVLPGALPGAMTGLRYSLGISWLALVFAEQVNADSGIGFLMVQARDFLRTDVIVVCLIVYAFLGLLADFVVRTLERLLLQWRPTFTGR